A single Arcobacter sp. FWKO B DNA region contains:
- a CDS encoding methyl-accepting chemotaxis protein encodes MTCTMLNNFSVKGKLSLALALVITGLVILAAVSYFRLSGLKKDYADTSTITDIRLLVVGSLAEGLQCGQALRNVYINPDDETGISNLENALKTLDSQIKDLQKPEYIAMSQGLQRFNILPLYESFSNDMQRLLKKAKARDIITEAEIRENTSKYWRPFRTALREWSEANSTKMAEMTTSFNSSITGTTTANIVLSIIIIILLSIIVIFISNSILSSLNSFKDGLMSFCSFLHREIPSTDPIKIDSKDEFGQMADMTNKNIEKIQASIKQDDDFVKDVSRFANEIGAGNMVAKIEKTSSTPNLVELKEILTKMQQNLAITVACNIPTLLDVLEKFKQKDFTARFPDATGRVASSINQLGDEVSALLKQNLIDGVTLDKSTDILLENVDVLSTSANQAAASLEETAAALEEITATVVSNSTHVSEMSQYSAQVSSSAKKGQELARSTTTAMDDITNQVNLITEAITVIDQIAFQTNILSLNAAVEAATAGEAGKGFAVVAGEVRNLASRSAEAAKEIKAIVENATAKANQGKAISNEMIKGYEELLANINKTTQTISEIASASKEQEAGITQINDAVTNLDQQTQQNASIAALVKDIAIEADELSKRMVTSANEKEFVGKVEIAAQMYKQIEQKHQLKPTTQQKKVSTPKYDTKKTEDKVISSKPSTPIKTVTPSKSSSDDEWESF; translated from the coding sequence ATGACGTGTACTATGCTTAATAATTTTAGTGTCAAGGGGAAGCTATCATTAGCTTTGGCTTTGGTTATAACAGGTTTGGTGATACTTGCAGCTGTATCATACTTTAGACTAAGTGGTTTAAAGAAAGATTATGCAGATACTAGTACTATAACAGATATTAGGCTTTTGGTAGTTGGTTCACTTGCTGAGGGTTTACAATGTGGACAAGCACTAAGAAATGTTTACATAAATCCAGATGATGAAACTGGTATTTCAAATCTAGAAAATGCTTTAAAAACTTTGGACTCTCAAATCAAAGATTTACAAAAACCTGAGTATATAGCTATGTCACAAGGGCTTCAAAGGTTTAATATATTACCTTTATATGAGTCTTTTTCTAATGATATGCAAAGACTTCTAAAAAAAGCAAAAGCAAGAGATATTATCACTGAAGCTGAAATTAGAGAAAATACTTCAAAATATTGGAGACCATTTAGAACAGCCCTTAGAGAATGGAGTGAAGCAAACTCAACAAAAATGGCTGAAATGACAACTAGCTTTAATAGTTCAATTACTGGTACAACAACAGCAAATATTGTATTGTCGATTATAATAATTATATTGCTTTCTATTATTGTAATTTTTATTTCAAATTCTATATTGTCAAGCTTAAATAGTTTTAAAGATGGTTTGATGTCTTTTTGTTCATTTTTACACAGAGAAATCCCATCAACTGATCCGATAAAAATAGACTCAAAAGATGAGTTTGGACAAATGGCTGATATGACAAATAAAAATATTGAAAAAATACAAGCTAGTATAAAACAAGATGATGACTTTGTAAAAGATGTAAGTAGATTTGCAAATGAAATTGGTGCTGGTAATATGGTAGCAAAAATAGAAAAAACTAGCTCAACTCCAAACTTAGTAGAACTAAAAGAAATTTTAACAAAAATGCAACAAAACTTGGCTATTACAGTTGCATGTAATATCCCAACACTTTTGGATGTACTTGAAAAATTCAAACAAAAAGATTTTACTGCAAGATTCCCAGATGCTACAGGAAGAGTTGCTTCAAGTATCAATCAATTAGGAGACGAAGTATCAGCTCTTTTAAAACAAAACCTAATAGATGGAGTAACCCTAGATAAGAGTACAGATATACTATTAGAAAATGTGGATGTTCTAAGTACAAGCGCAAATCAAGCAGCAGCAAGCCTAGAAGAGACAGCTGCAGCACTAGAAGAGATAACTGCTACTGTTGTAAGTAATTCTACTCATGTATCTGAGATGTCACAATATTCTGCACAAGTTAGTTCTTCTGCTAAAAAAGGACAAGAACTTGCTAGAAGTACAACTACTGCTATGGATGATATTACTAATCAAGTAAATCTTATTACTGAAGCTATTACAGTAATAGATCAAATTGCATTCCAAACAAATATCTTATCTTTAAATGCAGCTGTTGAAGCTGCAACAGCAGGTGAAGCTGGAAAAGGATTTGCTGTTGTTGCTGGAGAGGTAAGAAACCTTGCTTCAAGAAGTGCTGAAGCAGCAAAAGAAATTAAAGCTATAGTAGAAAACGCAACAGCTAAAGCAAACCAAGGTAAAGCTATAAGTAATGAGATGATAAAAGGGTATGAAGAACTTCTTGCTAATATAAATAAAACAACCCAAACTATCTCTGAAATAGCAAGTGCAAGTAAAGAACAAGAAGCTGGTATTACTCAGATTAATGATGCGGTAACAAACCTAGATCAACAAACACAACAAAATGCATCAATAGCAGCACTTGTAAAAGATATAGCTATTGAGGCTGATGAACTTTCTAAGAGAATGGTAACTTCTGCAAATGAAAAAGAATTTGTAGGAAAAGTTGAAATTGCGGCACAAATGTATAAACAAATCGAGCAAAAACATCAATTAAAACCAACAACTCAACAAAAGAAAGTATCAACACCAAAGTATGATACAAAAAAAACAGAAGATAAGGTAATATCTTCAAAACCATCTACACCTATCAAAACTGTAACTCCATCAAAATCATCATCTGATGATGAATGGGAAAGTTTTTAG
- a CDS encoding sodium-dependent transporter: MIKERFTRVGFILAASGSAVGLGNIWKFPYIAGDNGGGVFVLVYLFTIAFIGISVFIAESYIGYKTSQNSVSAFETLAPENKNIWKFGGFTFVTALAILSFYVIVIGWLFQYVVLSFIHLPASVAEAESIFMTLLTQDISSQIFYFIIAFAIIAYTVSKGVKSGIERINKILMPTLILILLGLLAYSLSFQSFFDAFSFMFYPNFEKFHTESILVAVGHAFFTLSIGMAVIITYSASMSQKTDIVKSSVIVALLDTVIALIAGLVIFTILFNAGYESSQGAGLVFITLPALFYEFGFVGNILAISFFISLAFAGITSAVSILEPGVRYIEETKNINRKQSTYVISSIIAIVGIFALLSNTSSYAELLTIGSKNIFDWFDYLSSAILLPLGGIITAIFVGFIVDQNQLKTLLLNYMSNSVYKVWLFSIRYLVPFGVGIVMIEKIGLI, from the coding sequence ATGATAAAAGAGAGATTTACAAGAGTTGGCTTCATACTTGCAGCAAGTGGAAGTGCTGTTGGGCTAGGTAATATTTGGAAATTTCCGTATATTGCTGGAGATAATGGTGGAGGAGTATTTGTACTTGTATACTTATTTACAATAGCTTTTATTGGTATTAGTGTATTTATAGCTGAGTCTTACATCGGATATAAGACGAGCCAAAATAGTGTGAGTGCATTTGAAACATTAGCTCCAGAAAACAAAAATATATGGAAATTTGGCGGTTTTACATTTGTCACAGCTTTAGCAATTTTATCTTTTTATGTTATTGTAATTGGATGGCTTTTTCAATATGTTGTTTTATCTTTTATCCATCTTCCTGCTAGTGTAGCTGAAGCAGAGTCTATTTTTATGACTCTTTTAACTCAAGATATTTCATCTCAGATTTTTTATTTTATAATTGCTTTTGCAATTATTGCATATACAGTATCAAAAGGGGTCAAAAGTGGAATAGAAAGAATTAACAAAATTTTGATGCCAACTTTGATATTGATTTTATTAGGGCTTTTGGCTTACTCATTAAGTTTCCAAAGTTTTTTTGATGCTTTTAGTTTTATGTTTTATCCAAATTTTGAAAAGTTTCATACTGAATCAATACTTGTAGCAGTTGGGCATGCATTTTTTACACTTTCAATAGGTATGGCTGTTATTATTACATATTCAGCTAGTATGTCACAAAAGACTGATATAGTAAAATCATCTGTAATTGTTGCATTACTTGATACTGTTATTGCTTTGATCGCTGGTTTAGTTATTTTTACCATTTTATTTAATGCTGGATATGAAAGTTCCCAAGGTGCAGGGCTTGTATTTATCACTTTGCCAGCACTTTTTTATGAGTTTGGTTTTGTTGGTAATATCTTAGCAATATCTTTTTTTATATCATTAGCTTTTGCTGGTATTACATCTGCTGTTTCTATTTTAGAACCAGGTGTGAGATATATTGAAGAGACAAAAAATATTAATAGAAAACAATCTACATATGTTATATCATCAATTATTGCAATAGTTGGAATTTTTGCACTTCTATCAAACACTTCTTCATATGCTGAGTTACTTACAATTGGAAGCAAAAATATTTTTGATTGGTTTGATTATTTGTCTTCGGCTATATTATTGCCACTTGGTGGGATTATTACCGCTATATTTGTTGGTTTTATTGTTGATCAAAATCAGCTAAAGACACTACTACTTAATTATATGAGTAATAGTGTTTATAAAGTTTGGCTTTTTAGTATTAGGTATCTTGTTCCGTTTGGAGTTGGTATTGTAATGATAGAAAAAATTGGGCTTATCTAA
- a CDS encoding coproporphyrinogen III oxidase family protein: MISYTDLPIIKWNYGTSVASKIMRLVADKYLKLHPTSTSINICFDKTKRLLYIHIPFCASLCPYCSFHKFLFDENTAIRYFELLRSEMKMVYDLGYKFDSIYFGGGTTTILPLELSKTIDYAKSLFDIKEISCESTPMALGSLIEHNLHKKIDRLSVGIQTFNDEYLKQIQRYKKFGSAQEQYEKVKNALGFFRAINIDIIYNYPNQSEEELSSDIDMILTLKPNQVTFYPLMYSPSLKKTLIKQWGNTSDKKEAKLYKLILEKMKAEYTQRSSWAWSLQSKDIIDEYVIERAEYIGIGSGAFSFVGDTLYANTFSLKIYEEMITQGKLPITHNAIFPKRAIKQYRMMVELFGLQKPHEHLYFEELLLRFYGAFEKDKVSAKGAFLFSVLMKEFYNGMDSVRATMRSKLKEEDGLL, from the coding sequence ATGATAAGTTATACAGATTTACCAATTATAAAATGGAATTATGGTACTAGTGTTGCTTCAAAAATAATGCGACTTGTTGCAGATAAATATCTCAAGCTTCACCCTACATCAACATCAATAAATATTTGTTTTGATAAAACAAAAAGACTTTTATATATCCATATCCCTTTTTGTGCTAGTTTATGCCCTTATTGTTCTTTTCATAAATTTTTATTTGATGAAAATACTGCTATTAGATATTTTGAACTATTAAGAAGTGAAATGAAAATGGTTTATGATTTGGGGTATAAGTTTGATTCTATATATTTTGGTGGTGGAACTACTACTATTTTGCCCCTTGAACTTTCAAAAACCATAGATTATGCAAAGTCGCTTTTTGATATAAAAGAGATTTCTTGTGAAAGTACTCCGATGGCTTTGGGGTCGCTAATAGAACATAATCTTCACAAAAAAATAGATAGACTTTCAGTTGGTATCCAAACATTCAATGATGAATACCTAAAACAAATACAGCGATACAAAAAATTTGGTTCAGCACAAGAACAATACGAAAAAGTCAAAAATGCTTTAGGGTTTTTTAGAGCTATCAATATAGATATAATATACAACTATCCCAATCAAAGCGAAGAAGAGCTAAGTAGTGATATAGATATGATTTTGACTCTTAAGCCAAATCAAGTGACATTTTATCCTTTGATGTATTCACCAAGTCTTAAAAAAACTCTTATCAAACAATGGGGAAATACATCAGATAAAAAAGAAGCCAAACTATACAAACTAATCCTAGAAAAGATGAAAGCTGAGTACACCCAAAGGTCATCTTGGGCTTGGTCGCTTCAAAGCAAAGACATAATAGACGAATATGTGATAGAACGAGCTGAATATATAGGGATAGGAAGCGGGGCTTTTAGTTTTGTAGGTGATACACTTTATGCAAATACATTTTCTTTGAAAATTTATGAAGAAATGATAACTCAAGGGAAACTCCCAATAACTCACAATGCAATATTTCCCAAAAGGGCTATCAAGCAATATCGTATGATGGTTGAGCTTTTTGGTCTGCAAAAGCCACATGAGCATTTGTACTTTGAAGAGTTACTTTTGAGATTTTACGGGGCATTTGAGAAAGATAAAGTAAGTGCAAAAGGTGCTTTTTTGTTCTCTGTTTTGATGAAAGAATTTTATAACGGTATGGATAGTGTAAGAGCGACTATGAGAAGTAAGCTAAAAGAAGAAGACGGCTTACTCTAG
- the hypA gene encoding hydrogenase/urease nickel incorporation protein HypA, which translates to MHEYSIVQSLLESCENHAKQNDASKVMKVVVKIGVLSGVEPDLLKSAFDTFKEETICADCEFVINSQPVVITCNDCNETTTLETMEFKCQKCGSLQVSTIDGEDMYLMSLELE; encoded by the coding sequence ATGCACGAATACAGTATAGTTCAATCACTTCTTGAGAGTTGTGAAAATCATGCAAAGCAAAATGATGCTTCAAAGGTGATGAAAGTCGTGGTCAAGATTGGGGTGCTTAGTGGTGTAGAGCCTGATTTGCTCAAGAGTGCTTTTGATACTTTTAAAGAAGAAACAATTTGTGCTGATTGTGAATTTGTTATCAACTCCCAACCAGTAGTTATAACTTGTAACGACTGTAACGAAACTACAACCTTAGAAACTATGGAATTCAAATGCCAAAAATGCGGTAGTTTGCAAGTTTCTACCATAGACGGTGAGGATATGTATCTTATGAGCTTAGAGCTAGAGTAA
- the hypE gene encoding hydrogenase expression/formation protein HypE — MNKTIQLSNGNGGKENNQLIKEVFFKAFANDILAKSEDGAVLEDGIVFSTDSFTVSPLFFAGGDIGKLSICGTCNDLAMMGAKPKYLSVGFIIEEGFEVELLEIITDSMKKELEINGAIIVSGDTKVVPKGAVDKLFINTSGIGKIECEGISCQNIREGDIIIVSRDIARHGACIFAAREGIELSSDIKSDCASLYPVVKALIDSGIKPKALRDATRGGVAAVLNEWATSSDICIEVEENAIPLSDEVKGICEILGFDPMVLANEGTFVLAVEPNDAQKALELLRKFEISTNAAIIGKATNAMKKKVILNSNYGTKKPLDMPSGEILPRIC, encoded by the coding sequence ATGAATAAAACAATACAACTATCAAACGGAAACGGTGGAAAAGAGAATAATCAGCTTATAAAAGAGGTGTTTTTCAAGGCATTTGCCAATGATATTTTGGCAAAGAGTGAAGACGGTGCGGTACTTGAGGACGGAATAGTATTTTCAACTGATAGTTTTACGGTTAGTCCTTTGTTTTTTGCAGGTGGAGATATAGGAAAGCTTAGTATTTGCGGTACTTGCAACGACCTAGCTATGATGGGTGCGAAGCCTAAATATTTAAGTGTGGGGTTTATTATAGAAGAGGGTTTTGAGGTGGAGCTTCTTGAGATTATCACGGATTCTATGAAAAAAGAGCTTGAAATAAACGGTGCTATTATAGTAAGTGGAGATACAAAAGTGGTTCCAAAAGGAGCAGTCGATAAGCTTTTTATCAATACTTCAGGTATAGGTAAAATCGAGTGTGAGGGAATAAGCTGTCAAAATATTAGGGAAGGTGATATTATAATAGTAAGCCGTGATATAGCAAGACACGGGGCTTGTATATTTGCAGCCCGTGAGGGAATAGAGCTAAGTTCTGATATAAAAAGTGATTGTGCATCTTTGTATCCAGTAGTAAAAGCCTTGATAGATAGCGGTATCAAACCAAAAGCCCTAAGAGATGCCACAAGAGGTGGAGTAGCAGCCGTACTTAATGAATGGGCGACTTCTAGTGATATATGTATAGAAGTGGAAGAAAATGCTATTCCGTTAAGTGATGAGGTAAAAGGGATTTGTGAGATTTTAGGATTTGATCCGATGGTTTTGGCAAATGAGGGTACTTTTGTACTAGCAGTAGAGCCAAACGATGCTCAAAAAGCATTAGAACTGTTAAGAAAATTTGAAATATCAACAAACGCTGCAATCATAGGAAAAGCAACCAATGCGATGAAAAAAAAGGTAATCTTAAATTCAAATTACGGTACTAAAAAGCCCCTTGATATGCCAAGCGGTGAGATACTACCAAGGATTTGTTAA
- a CDS encoding PDDEXK nuclease domain-containing protein, translated as MNLTNKNFYQDIKSLLQKARNQVYQTINITMTQTYYEIGKRIVEEEQGGESRAEYGKALLKNLSVELINEFGKGYSLRNIEQMRKFYLCFQKTQTLSTEFKLSWSHYIFLTRIDNQDERNFYEIEALENSWSLRELKRQFDTGLFERLALSKDKSKVKELSSKGQVVQSIDDMIKDPYILEFVGLRELSTYSESELEQKLIDKLEHFLLELGKGFTFVARQKRITIDEKHFKVDLVFYNRFLKSFVVIDLKIGELKHQDIGQMMMYVNYFDRYEKAEDENPTVGIILCKDKSKTLVELTLPKDNNQIYASKYLTVLPNKEDFKKLLETE; from the coding sequence ATGAATTTGACTAATAAAAACTTTTATCAAGATATAAAATCACTACTTCAAAAGGCTAGAAATCAAGTTTACCAAACAATTAACATAACTATGACACAAACCTATTATGAAATAGGTAAAAGAATAGTTGAAGAAGAACAAGGTGGAGAGAGTAGAGCGGAATATGGCAAAGCACTATTAAAGAATTTATCAGTAGAACTTATCAATGAGTTTGGTAAAGGTTATTCTCTAAGAAACATAGAACAGATGAGAAAATTTTATTTATGTTTTCAAAAAACGCAGACACTGTCTACGGAATTTAAACTTAGTTGGTCACACTATATATTTTTGACAAGAATTGACAATCAAGATGAGCGAAACTTTTATGAAATAGAAGCACTAGAAAATAGTTGGAGTTTGAGAGAACTTAAAAGGCAATTTGACACGGGACTTTTTGAAAGATTGGCATTGAGTAAAGATAAATCAAAAGTAAAAGAACTATCTTCAAAAGGTCAAGTAGTACAAAGTATTGATGATATGATAAAAGACCCATATATTTTGGAGTTTGTAGGGCTTCGGGAACTTTCAACTTATAGTGAGAGTGAACTAGAACAAAAACTTATTGATAAACTAGAGCATTTTTTACTTGAACTTGGCAAGGGATTTACTTTTGTAGCTCGTCAAAAAAGAATAACCATAGATGAAAAACATTTCAAAGTTGATTTGGTATTTTATAACAGATTTTTAAAATCTTTTGTTGTGATTGATTTAAAAATAGGTGAGCTAAAACATCAAGATATAGGTCAAATGATGATGTATGTAAACTACTTTGATAGATATGAAAAAGCAGAAGATGAAAATCCAACAGTAGGAATCATCCTTTGTAAAGACAAAAGCAAAACTTTAGTAGAATTAACTCTTCCAAAGGACAACAATCAAATATACGCAAGTAAATATTTAACGGTTTTACCAAATAAAGAAGACTTTAAAAAGCTTTTAGAAACAGAATAA
- the hypD gene encoding hydrogenase formation protein HypD, which produces MASLELKDLYDGYRDSKTIKLLSNQIAKEASSLSKDLKIMEVCGGHTHAIMKYGLNQLLPKNIKFIHGPGCPVCVMPKNRIDHAITLANMKDTIIVTLGDMIKVLGSEGTLQDARSKGADVRFVYSPMDTVKIANENTDKTVIYIAIGFETTTPMISALIQATINKGIKNLFFHINHVLVPPAMRVLLDDETNNIDAFIGPSHVSVISGSKIYDEFADIYKKPVVVSGFEPVDVMESVLMLVKQINESRSEVEIQYSRCVNHEGNTTAQRLNDKYLEPRESFEFRGLGEIPKGGLKLKDEFAFLDAEVIYKDILPHNTCQDHKLCLCGEILKGKALPNECKLFGKACTPTTPVGSCMVSSEGACAAYYKYGISN; this is translated from the coding sequence ATGGCTAGTTTGGAGTTAAAAGACCTTTATGATGGGTATAGAGATAGCAAGACAATCAAACTCCTATCCAACCAAATAGCCAAAGAAGCTTCTAGTCTATCTAAAGATTTGAAAATCATGGAAGTATGCGGTGGGCATACCCATGCTATTATGAAATATGGACTAAATCAACTTTTACCCAAAAATATCAAATTTATTCACGGTCCTGGGTGTCCTGTGTGTGTGATGCCAAAAAACAGAATAGACCACGCCATAACATTGGCTAATATGAAAGATACTATTATCGTAACCCTTGGGGATATGATAAAAGTTCTTGGAAGTGAAGGAACTCTTCAAGATGCAAGGTCAAAGGGTGCTGATGTGAGGTTTGTGTATAGCCCGATGGACACTGTGAAAATAGCGAATGAAAACACCGATAAAACGGTGATATATATAGCTATAGGTTTTGAGACCACTACCCCTATGATATCAGCACTTATCCAAGCAACCATAAACAAAGGTATCAAAAATCTATTTTTCCATATAAATCATGTACTTGTTCCTCCTGCTATGAGAGTGCTACTTGATGATGAGACAAATAATATAGATGCCTTTATAGGACCTAGTCATGTGAGTGTAATAAGTGGTTCTAAGATATATGATGAGTTTGCTGATATTTACAAAAAGCCCGTAGTAGTAAGCGGATTTGAACCTGTAGATGTGATGGAGTCTGTTTTGATGCTTGTAAAACAGATAAATGAATCAAGAAGTGAAGTAGAGATTCAATACAGCAGATGTGTAAATCATGAAGGCAATACAACAGCCCAAAGATTAAACGATAAATATCTTGAGCCAAGAGAATCTTTTGAGTTTAGAGGGCTTGGAGAGATACCAAAGGGCGGACTCAAACTAAAAGATGAATTTGCATTTTTAGATGCTGAGGTAATCTATAAAGATATATTACCCCATAACACTTGCCAAGACCATAAACTATGCCTTTGCGGTGAGATATTAAAAGGCAAAGCCTTGCCAAATGAATGTAAACTTTTCGGCAAAGCATGTACTCCTACGACACCTGTGGGAAGCTGTATGGTAAGTAGTGAGGGGGCTTGTGCCGCATATTACAAATACGGAATAAGTAATTAA
- a CDS encoding HypC/HybG/HupF family hydrogenase formation chaperone: MCLSIPSRVTKIDKTKNIATVDTFGVSREASLDLMAEDDVKIGDFVLIHIGFVMNKIDEEDALLSLETYREILAMMDEEERQQAIKDGDNCPNG, encoded by the coding sequence ATGTGTCTTTCAATCCCTTCTCGTGTGACAAAAATAGACAAAACCAAAAATATAGCAACTGTTGATACTTTTGGGGTGAGTCGTGAAGCAAGTCTTGATTTGATGGCTGAAGATGATGTGAAAATAGGTGATTTTGTACTTATCCATATAGGTTTTGTGATGAATAAGATAGATGAAGAGGATGCTTTGCTCTCCCTTGAAACATATCGTGAGATACTAGCCATGATGGATGAAGAAGAGAGGCAACAAGCTATAAAAGATGGGGATAACTGCCCAAATGGCTAG
- the hypB gene encoding hydrogenase nickel incorporation protein HypB encodes MCKDCGCSITDHHHDHGHHHDHDDHHHHHDERLDTVHANPQLNDKKTVAIITKILDKNDTQAKHNREHFDEHKVLAINLMSSPGSGKTTLLQKLQEVANFKYAVIEGDLETSKDADRLKSVGIDAYQIQTGSACHLDAFMVHKALHHLPLDPIDVCFVENVGNLVCPASYDVGTHLNIVLVSVPEGSDKIAKYPVMFRSADLVLITKTDLLPHFEYDMEAEKKEARRLKPNVDIIEVNIKDMDTVKKVADWISFKMGCR; translated from the coding sequence ATGTGCAAAGACTGCGGATGTAGTATAACAGACCACCACCATGACCACGGACATCATCATGACCATGACGACCATCATCACCATCACGATGAAAGACTTGATACGGTTCATGCCAACCCACAACTAAACGATAAAAAAACAGTTGCCATAATCACAAAGATACTTGACAAAAACGATACACAAGCCAAACACAACCGTGAGCATTTTGATGAGCATAAAGTCCTAGCAATCAACCTTATGAGTAGCCCAGGAAGTGGAAAAACTACCCTTTTACAAAAGCTTCAAGAAGTAGCAAACTTCAAATACGCAGTAATAGAGGGTGATCTGGAAACATCAAAAGATGCAGATAGACTAAAAAGTGTAGGAATAGACGCATATCAGATACAAACAGGAAGTGCATGTCACCTTGATGCTTTTATGGTACACAAAGCCCTTCATCACCTCCCACTTGACCCTATAGATGTATGTTTTGTGGAAAATGTAGGAAATCTTGTATGTCCAGCTAGCTATGATGTGGGGACTCATCTGAATATTGTCCTTGTAAGCGTACCAGAAGGAAGTGACAAAATAGCAAAATACCCTGTGATGTTTAGAAGTGCTGATTTGGTACTTATTACCAAAACAGACCTTTTACCTCATTTTGAATACGATATGGAAGCTGAGAAAAAAGAGGCAAGAAGACTAAAACCAAATGTAGATATCATAGAAGTCAATATCAAAGATATGGACACGGTCAAAAAAGTAGCTGATTGGATAAGCTTCAAGATGGGGTGTAGATAA
- a CDS encoding Rossmann-like domain-containing protein encodes MILNKLIEYAKICAKQHNLVLLDFGMGDTLTYTKIGFLDKVFIGLTITPKKEGDLFNCEYVDLEDILNKGKYFDVAKRAQALSAINAIGQFLSSYENIDLQGNLREVLTDFINHKSSKTDKIVFIGNLSPVVLRLKQHGKDVNVFCRQESDKHLGVYNDIFEYEGVSQADIVVITGASLIGSTIDALLKFTQKARIVILAGFSAGSYPKWYSNLGITHVASINTNGFKICNNTTLEDIFERKCYLVEVSN; translated from the coding sequence ATGATACTTAATAAATTAATTGAATATGCAAAAATATGTGCTAAACAGCACAATTTAGTGCTTTTGGATTTTGGTATGGGTGATACATTGACCTACACCAAAATAGGTTTTTTGGATAAAGTGTTTATAGGTTTGACTATTACTCCAAAGAAAGAAGGTGACCTTTTTAATTGTGAGTATGTGGACTTAGAGGATATTTTAAATAAGGGTAAATATTTTGATGTGGCAAAAAGAGCACAAGCACTATCTGCAATAAATGCAATAGGGCAATTTCTATCTAGCTATGAAAATATTGATTTGCAAGGTAATTTAAGGGAAGTATTAACTGATTTTATTAATCACAAAAGCTCTAAAACAGATAAAATAGTTTTTATAGGGAACTTATCACCAGTAGTTTTGAGATTAAAACAACATGGCAAAGATGTAAATGTTTTTTGTAGACAAGAGAGTGATAAACATCTTGGGGTTTATAACGATATTTTTGAGTATGAAGGGGTTAGCCAAGCTGATATTGTTGTTATTACTGGTGCTTCATTAATAGGCTCAACAATAGATGCTTTACTCAAATTTACTCAAAAAGCTAGAATAGTGATTTTAGCAGGTTTTTCTGCTGGAAGTTACCCTAAATGGTATAGTAATCTTGGCATTACCCATGTAGCTAGTATAAATACCAATGGGTTTAAAATATGTAATAATACAACTTTAGAAGATATATTTGAACGAAAGTGTTATTTGGTAGAAGTTAGTAATTAG
- a CDS encoding HupE/UreJ family protein — MKSFLLMIVSVCMAFGHTDVGTSGGVVSGLLHPISGLDHILAMLGVGFLAFYANTKGYLTLVAFIGAMMLAAVAGYAGVAFIGVEEGILLSVAVIFALIGFANSLSINFIVAMVAFFGIFHGYAHGAEFVEGSFVAYMLGFSISTLTLHLIGIGIAYIYNKSNFKAVFIR, encoded by the coding sequence ATGAAAAGTTTTTTATTAATGATTGTGAGTGTGTGTATGGCATTTGGGCATACTGATGTTGGTACAAGTGGTGGTGTGGTAAGTGGATTGTTACATCCTATTAGCGGACTTGATCATATATTGGCTATGCTTGGAGTTGGATTTTTGGCATTTTATGCTAATACAAAAGGTTATTTGACATTAGTTGCTTTTATTGGAGCTATGATGTTAGCTGCGGTTGCTGGGTATGCAGGAGTTGCTTTTATTGGTGTAGAAGAGGGGATTTTATTATCTGTTGCAGTTATATTTGCACTTATTGGATTTGCAAATAGCTTATCTATAAACTTTATAGTTGCTATGGTTGCGTTTTTTGGAATATTTCATGGATATGCTCATGGTGCTGAATTTGTTGAAGGTTCGTTTGTCGCTTATATGTTAGGATTTAGTATATCTACATTGACTTTACACTTGATTGGTATTGGTATAGCATATATCTATAATAAATCAAATTTTAAAGCGGTTTTTATTAGATAA